atcaaaagtaaataacatCTTGATAAAACATAATTACATAATAACCATATAAATTGTCAATCATACCGGTTCAGGGACAAAAAAGCATGGCCCCATTTGAACTTGTCAAGCAATAGTTCTGCCGATTCATCTTCCCCACTGCAAggcaaagaaaaaattttgaattaatgttTAGTTCTTAATAACCAAGCAAAATAGGAGGAAAACTAATATAACGGTAAAGGTATGCCTCCTGCAAAGTGCAAAGTCAATTTATTAAGCTAAGACCATGTAATAGCAATCTAGTAGCAAATAAGCCCACACAGACAGTTCCTGACAAGATatccatatttttcttttgaggtaagggGAGAGAGAGGGGGGACAGGGTtgaaaaaacaccaaaaataaagatattatcCAATCACGGATAAGGATATTTGGTACCATATTATTAAAGCAGCAGATAAGGCCTCTACACATGATAGCTGACATGGCCGACCATAATTTACTGGATTTGCTGCTACAAGCCATGGCACTGCCATAAACAGAAAATATTAGAAAGTAATCATTACAACCCCACACAGGTAATAGTTGAGAGGCAACTTATAAACAGGTAAGAAAGATTAAATGAATTTGTGCTAGAAGAAAATTTTAAACGTCATGGAGAACTATAGCAGTATTTGTGTCAAGCTTAGATGTTCCAATACATGGTATAGTGTAGCATACACAAACAAGCATTGATAGCCAACATCACTAAGCAAATGTGAATATAGTCATGTCAGTAGATAAGTTCATACGGAGGCGTGGAGCAGTGCAGCGCAGCCTCACAAAAGGCACATCATCTAAGCGTGCCCAAGAGCAATCCACAACAGCCAATCCTTTCAGCTTTATTAAAGAGGAATCTTCTCTTGAGACACATTGCTTTCCAACAGGACTGTCAAACCATAATTACAAGAGATAATCACTAATCATATTCATGCTAACATGTTATGATCTTATGATATAAATATAAcatgaaaataaacaatgttCTAGGAACAATAACATTCTTCAGACATATAGTgggaaaacaaaagaaagttaATGAGGAAGTACCTTAAAACAATGCCTCCAAATCCATTACTAATTCGTAACTCCTGAAACAACTCATTCAAAGCTAGGTGTCAGGACTACTCAGCATACAGactaaagtatttttatatatgcaTGCTCATGGCTATCCATATAAGTTTGTATGTAGACCTAATCATATCATATCTAGAAAGTAATCAAAGAATGAAggggaaaaaagagaaagtttAAGAAAAAGAGAACAAGTACTTGCCTTTAACATACCCAGTCTTGATAACTTGCGACCTGTGCATCTTTTGATATCACATTGTCCAAAATCCTGAGTCAACAACATGAGAACCAATCACATAAAGAATTTAAAGTTCCATAAttacaaataatcaaatatgcaaattgAGATTTATATACTTCACAAATAGGAACATTCCCCGTACATGTCACTAATCAACCACAGAAACAAGCATTTGAATTGAGATGAACATAGGAATAAATTGGGAGAATGCATACCCACATTGCAAGCTTTATTTTGGGTTTCGTCATCTCCTGCTCCTGCTCCTCCACCTCAACTGTTTCTGCAACTAAAAAACATGCAGAGTTTCATTCATAGGGGGGATAACAGATTGGGCTTCATGCCCCTTTGATTatcagaaaaagagaaaaaaaaattaaagatatcgCGCACTTGAAAACAAGGAAGATATTGGATTTCattgagaaataaaataagtagaAATAGAATGTATAGGCACCTTGAACAGAAGAGGACTGAGCATCATCGTCTCTGAAATAGATTGAGGCAACAAAAACCGCGTCAATTACGAACaccgaaaagaaaaagaaaaaggaaagagatgAGAAAGATGAAGTTACAGTAAGAGTTGATGGTCTCGAGATGAGTGAGGGCGATGGTTCCGTTGATTTTTGAATCTCCTGTGTCTGTTATTGCCCCCCATTTCACCTCACTTCAGCTGGGAAACCCGGCGCCGCGGCGTTTCGCGGTTTCTGGTGCTTCTGCAGTTCTGCTATTCCTTCCTTTTGGCTTCTTGCTTAAACCCCAGCGTGCAGGGTGCATCCCACCAGGGGCATTTCAGTCTTTGCACCTTGGCTAGTATAgtttcattgttttttttttggtgactagtATAGTTTCCTTGTTTTAAAagcttctattttttattttacaaatacagaaataattttatactcaaAATCACATTTGTAAAAGTAATAATTCTTAGTGCGTATTTAAATCGTTATTTCTCAAATTAGAGTttgaatgaaattaattttgggtaaaaataaatttgtattaatatgatttatattttagtaatttttatattaaaattgattttaataaaataaatattaggaTAAAATGCGTATATAAGTCAAagtcatattaaaattttacaaatcAGCCAAATTAAGAATTGATATATGAATCAgctaaatttatatatattttttaattattttgcatgaaataaaataattttattaatttttaaactattaattatgtaaaagaataacttaaaaaatatcagaGGTGCTGTAAAAATTTGTAATAGCTTATGCATAGTAATACCTGTAATTCCAATGAAAAACACCCTGTTTCGAATTATTATGGACACCAAAATATGAGTAGTTCGAATCAgtgtgattcgaattactatgaaTATTTAATTCGAATTCCCCTAATTCGAACTACATGAAAATTTGCTTCTGG
The genomic region above belongs to Arachis duranensis cultivar V14167 chromosome 3, aradu.V14167.gnm2.J7QH, whole genome shotgun sequence and contains:
- the LOC107480404 gene encoding uncharacterized protein LOC107480404 isoform X1 yields the protein MGGNNRHRRFKNQRNHRPHSSRDHQLLLDDDAQSSSVQVAETVEVEEQEQEMTKPKIKLAMWDFGQCDIKRCTGRKLSRLGMLKELRISNGFGGIVLSPVGKQCVSREDSSLIKLKGLAVVDCSWARLDDVPFVRLRCTAPRLLPWLVAANPVNYGRPCQLSCVEALSAALIICGEDESAELLLDKFKWGHAFLSLNRELLKAYSKCQNTVDIIAVQNAWLSQESQIPRAPADTEVESEDKGSSDSEDGLPPLEKNMNHLNLVNSDEESE
- the LOC107480404 gene encoding uncharacterized protein LOC107480404 isoform X2, coding for MGGNNRHRRFKNQRNHRPHSSRDHQLLLDDDAQSSSVQETVEVEEQEQEMTKPKIKLAMWDFGQCDIKRCTGRKLSRLGMLKELRISNGFGGIVLSPVGKQCVSREDSSLIKLKGLAVVDCSWARLDDVPFVRLRCTAPRLLPWLVAANPVNYGRPCQLSCVEALSAALIICGEDESAELLLDKFKWGHAFLSLNRELLKAYSKCQNTVDIIAVQNAWLSQESQIPRAPADTEVESEDKGSSDSEDGLPPLEKNMNHLNLVNSDEESE